The region CCGTTGAAAAAGCTACAATGAAAAATGACTTTGTTTGTAGTTAAATGCCAACTGTCATTCTAAAATAAGTATTCAATTTAGTGGATTTATACTGTAAAAAATATGACAAGAGTACATGATATTAGAGTTTGACTTTTAGAAGCAAATGGAATCCAGCCATATAACCGGATAATAAGCATTATGCTTTTGATTAACCTTTCCACTAACccataacaaacaaaaatacaactCAAGAGGACAAGTCAAATTATATCCACAATCACATGGGTGATCCCATTTCCACTCTGAGACTCTTCAATATGCCCTTTTCCGTTTTCCCTACAAATTTTGGAGCTCTTAAACAGCCATCAAATAAATGACATTAACCGAACACGGAGATGAAAATGTCAAATACTGAGAAATTAATTACAAGAAAAAAgttgtataattttatttttggttaattgGAATCACAATTATGGTGCATGATTTACAATATATCTAAATTAGTGACTTTTGGGAAAATTCGATCACCAGACATTAAATTTTGCTCGGTCTCTCTCCCCGAAAGGTGAAAAACACGGCCAGAAGCAAAGCCCAATTGCGACAGTaagtgaaaatatatatatatatatatatacaagcaacAAGACaagtgtgaagaagaagagccaACCTGTGAATGACTAGGAAGTGGGTCGAGACTGATGGAGCGCATGGACATCTTTGCGATTTCCGAAACGGCAGCGTCTCGGACGCCCAGAACATCACTAGTCAAATGCTCGTAAGCAGCTTCGAAAGCCTCCTGCCAAAACTTAGGCAATCTCATACTCTTGCTCTGCGTGTACACGCCCCACATGTGCCTCACCACCTTCTGTCTCTCCTCCACTTCCTATCCCCACCAAAAAAGAGtaaatcaacaaaacaaaattcattacCTTTATCTTTCAGCAACTGAAAACAAAACGAAGGTTTTTTTtgctaagaagagagaaacgAAGGTATTAGGCACCAGAATATCAAGATCGTCGAGGATCAGAGAGTCGGCGGTGTCGGAGAAGCGCGTGAGGTTACCGGCGGACCATTTGAGAGTGACGGAGCCGGTGAACATGGACCAGACGGCGAGGAGAATAATTGCGACCAGGGCCCAGAACTTGTACGAGCGGCTACGGCCGAAAAGGCCAGCCTCTGAGTTATCTTTCTTCACCGTTTTTGCTGAGGAAAGAGCTGGTGTTGCTGTCGGTGGAACGTCGTCGTTCAGTCTCATCGCGTTTTGGAGTTAATGACGACTGAAGCGAAACTGCAGTACTGGctcacaagagagagagagagggaattaTTTAGGTCGGTTGGGTCCGACATGGGACTGATGTCTGATGGAGTGGTAGGTCGCTTGTCAAAGACACTAATGACAGAGGAAATTGAGGCTTGTCAAACTACCGACTTGGTGGGGCCAGGCATCCAACTGGACGCAGGAT is a window of Alnus glutinosa chromosome 4, dhAlnGlut1.1, whole genome shotgun sequence DNA encoding:
- the LOC133865816 gene encoding uncharacterized protein LOC133865816, whose translation is MRLNDDVPPTATPALSSAKTVKKDNSEAGLFGRSRSYKFWALVAIILLAVWSMFTGSVTLKWSAGNLTRFSDTADSLILDDLDILEVEERQKVVRHMWGVYTQSKSMRLPKFWQEAFEAAYEHLTSDVLGVRDAAVSEIAKMSMRSISLDPLPSHSQSSRGSRKSLKQAEKGKKVTEAGSS